In a genomic window of Williamwhitmania taraxaci:
- a CDS encoding SAM hydrolase/SAM-dependent halogenase family protein, with protein MAIVTLTTDWGKMDYYVGALKGQLLSMCPTATLVDISHDISAFNVQQAAFVIRNSYRHFPDGTVHIVGVNSEPSPKNPFIAIEADGQFFLGTDNGVLSLALRSTPTKVIKLHYEPISGFSALYTFALSAAHLAEGKPLEELGQLYPEFSQMVPIRAAYDDSIINGTIIYIDSFQNAISNISTDLFERVGQSRSFEILVQSNHNKLTKISNTYNGTDPGNLLAIFNSVGLLEIAIFHGQAAELLGLSVGSAVRVKFYNNVIN; from the coding sequence ATGGCCATAGTTACCCTCACAACCGACTGGGGAAAAATGGATTACTACGTAGGAGCGCTGAAAGGACAACTGCTAAGCATGTGCCCTACGGCCACTCTTGTAGATATAAGCCATGATATTTCAGCCTTCAATGTGCAACAGGCGGCCTTTGTGATACGCAACAGCTATAGACATTTTCCCGATGGAACGGTTCATATTGTAGGTGTAAACAGCGAACCCTCTCCTAAAAACCCATTCATCGCCATTGAGGCCGATGGACAATTTTTTTTGGGTACCGACAATGGGGTTCTCAGCTTAGCTTTGCGCTCGACTCCCACTAAAGTTATAAAGCTCCATTACGAACCCATCTCCGGATTCTCTGCCCTTTACACTTTTGCACTTTCGGCTGCGCACCTAGCCGAAGGAAAACCCTTGGAGGAGCTAGGTCAACTCTACCCAGAGTTTAGCCAAATGGTACCGATAAGAGCCGCCTACGATGATTCGATTATCAATGGAACGATAATCTATATCGACTCCTTTCAAAATGCCATATCGAATATCTCCACAGACCTATTTGAACGCGTTGGACAAAGCCGATCCTTCGAGATTCTTGTCCAGAGCAACCACAATAAGCTCACGAAAATTAGCAACACATACAACGGAACCGATCCCGGTAACCTACTGGCCATTTTCAACTCGGTGGGCTTGCTGGAAATTGCGATCTTTCATGGACAGGCGGCCGAACTTCTCGGTCTGAGCGTAGGCTCTGCCGTTCGTGTGAAGTTTTATAATAACGTAATTAACTAA
- the mazG gene encoding nucleoside triphosphate pyrophosphohydrolase codes for MDDKLKAFERLLNIMDELREKCPWDREQTYESLRANTLEEAYELAGAILSKDYVEMRKELGDLLLHIVFYSKIASEENRFTIAEVMNGLCDKLIYRHPHVFGEVQVSGTGEVLENWEQLKIKEKDGNKTVLSGVPKALPALIKANRIQEKVRAVGFDWEERNQVWDKVEEEYQELRKEVSENNMVNAEKEFGDLLFSVVNAARLYGIDPESALERTNQKFMKRFGYLEERTIKTGKNLKEMSLDEMNVIWEEAKKFDS; via the coding sequence ATGGATGATAAGCTAAAGGCCTTTGAGCGCTTACTGAATATAATGGATGAGCTGCGCGAAAAATGCCCTTGGGATAGGGAGCAAACCTACGAAAGTCTGCGCGCCAATACCCTAGAAGAAGCCTACGAGCTAGCGGGTGCCATTCTCTCGAAGGATTATGTCGAAATGCGCAAGGAGCTGGGCGACCTGCTGCTTCATATCGTGTTTTACTCGAAGATAGCCAGCGAGGAGAATCGATTTACCATTGCCGAAGTGATGAACGGCCTTTGTGATAAGCTGATTTATCGCCATCCACACGTTTTTGGAGAGGTTCAGGTATCCGGAACAGGTGAAGTTCTTGAGAATTGGGAACAACTTAAAATCAAAGAAAAAGATGGGAACAAAACCGTTCTATCTGGGGTTCCCAAAGCACTTCCCGCCCTTATAAAGGCAAACCGTATACAGGAAAAGGTGCGAGCCGTTGGCTTCGATTGGGAAGAACGCAATCAGGTGTGGGACAAGGTAGAAGAGGAATACCAGGAGTTGCGGAAAGAGGTATCCGAAAACAATATGGTGAATGCCGAAAAAGAGTTTGGCGACCTCCTTTTCTCCGTAGTGAATGCTGCTAGGCTTTACGGTATCGACCCCGAAAGTGCGCTGGAAAGAACCAACCAAAAGTTCATGAAGCGGTTTGGCTACCTTGAGGAACGAACCATAAAGACGGGTAAAAATCTCAAGGAGATGTCGCTCGACGAGATGAACGTGATTTGGGAAGAGGCAAAGAAGTTTGATTCATAA
- a CDS encoding LemA family protein — protein sequence MNIVGIIVLVIVAIYLLAITNGLIRSRNKIDYAIGGMDAMLKKRVDIIPNLVAAVKEYMRFEEDTQAKIVSLRNQNKESFMQIDDDSSKIIKTILLTVENYPELKANNSFLHLQQTLSEVEEQLSAARRTYNAHVLNYNNKVETIPSNLFAKLLDYKTMPMFAIEESDRQKPDIKKLFNA from the coding sequence ATGAATATAGTTGGAATAATAGTTTTAGTTATTGTAGCGATATACCTATTGGCCATCACTAATGGATTAATTCGCAGCAGAAATAAGATAGATTATGCCATTGGTGGAATGGATGCTATGCTCAAAAAGCGAGTAGATATAATTCCTAACTTGGTTGCAGCAGTCAAAGAATATATGAGATTTGAGGAAGATACGCAAGCAAAAATAGTAAGCCTCCGCAATCAAAATAAGGAGAGTTTTATGCAGATAGATGACGATTCTTCTAAGATAATCAAAACCATACTCTTAACGGTAGAAAACTATCCTGAACTTAAGGCAAACAATAGTTTTTTGCATTTACAGCAAACATTAAGCGAAGTGGAAGAACAACTATCTGCTGCTCGAAGAACTTACAATGCACATGTGCTAAACTACAATAATAAGGTAGAAACAATACCATCAAATCTATTTGCCAAATTGCTTGATTACAAAACAATGCCGATGTTTGCAATTGAAGAATCGGATAGGCAGAAGCCTGATATCAAAAAGTTGTTTAACGCATGA